Within the Defluviitalea raffinosedens genome, the region TGGGTCATGCCTTCTATAGACAATGCTGCCCATTTAGCCGGCTTTTTGTCGGGATTATTTGCTGGGAAATTATTATTATTCCCATGGAAGAATAGGCAATAGACTAATCCATTGATCATATGTTCAAGACAGGGGCATATTAATGTAAAGGGATTGTACGAGTTTTGAGTAATAATTGAATTACTTCTTCTAAAGATGGAAAATATTAAAAGATTTCTTGACAAACCAATAAGAGAGCGTTACAATATATATTGTAGAGCGATACACTACTATCATTCAACCCAATACACGACAGCAATATTTTATAAAATCCAGGATGTGGTTGAGGGAGGAAAGAATATATGCTAAAAGTTTTTTATGTTTGTTTTTTTACCGGAGTTCTATATACTGCCGTTTCATTTATATTAGGTCAGATTTTTGACTTTTTGGGATTGGACGGAGATGTAGATATGGATGGTGATTTTCTTGGCATCGGAATTTCTCCCTTAAAACCTGTCATCATTGCTGTTTTTGTTACTGTATTCGGCGGTGTTGGCATCATAGCGGAAAAGAGCAACTTAGGGGATATTATAAGTTTAATCATTGCACTTATTTTCGCAGTGACTGTTTCATTTCTTATTTTTCGTTTCGTTGTAGTTCCTTTATATAGACTTCAAAGTAAAGGAGCTGTGGAGCAGAAAGCGCTCATCGGACATATTGCCAAGGTAACACTAACCATTAAAGACGGTCAATTTGGAAAAATTCATTATGTTGTAGACGGCCACACTTATTCTGCTCCGGCAAAGTCTGTAAATAATGAAACGATTGCAAAAGGTGATGAAGTAGTTATTGTCGAAATAAGAAATAATGCATTTTATGTAAAAAAATTATGAGGAGGGTTTTATATGGAACTAGAGTCAGCAATCACTATTGCAGGGATGATCGTAGGAGTTATTATACTTTTAACAATCAGTATCCTTACAATGTGGAAAAAAGTCTCCCAAGATAAGGCATTGGTTATAACAGGTCTTAAGAAAAGAGTTATTTCAGGGGGAGGAGGATTTGTTATTCCTCTTTTAGAAAGAACCGATGTTATTTCTTTGGAGAATATGAAAATAGTGGTTAGAACTGAAGGTGCACTTACTGAGCAAGGTGTAGATATTATTGCAGACGGTGTAGCCGTTATTAAGGTTAAATCCGATAAAGAATCGATTTTGGCTGCAGTTGAGCAGTTTAATACAGGTTCTGAAAAAAAGACAATAGAAGTGATTAAAGATACAGCAAACGATGTCCTGGAAGGGAAATTAAGAGAAATCATCTCTAAGATGACTGTTGAGGAAATTTATAAAGACAGAGAAAAATTTGCTTCCCAGGTCCAAGAAGTTGCTGCAGTGGATTTAGCAGAAATGGGTTTGGAGATCAAAGCCTTTACTATTCGTGATATATCTGATAATAATGGTTATTTGGAAGCCTTAGGTAAAAAGCGCATAGCTGAAGTAAAAAGAGATGCACAGATTGCCGAAGCAGAAGCTCAAAAGGAAACAAAGATAAAAACAGCTGATGCTGCAAGATATGGTGAAGAAGCAAGACTGCAGGCAGAAACCCTGATTGCTGAGGCTGCTAAAGAAAAAGAATTAAAAGTACAGGCATATCGAAAAGAACAAGAAACCGAAAAAGCAAAAGCTGACCTTGCTTACGAAATTGAAACCAGTAAAATTCAACAAGAAATTGAAAAAGAAAAAATGCAGATTCAAATCGTAAGAAAGCAAAAAGAAATTGAATTGGCAGAACAAGAAGCGGCAAGAAAAGAAAAAGAATTAGAAGCGACTGTGAAAAAACTGGCGGATGCTGAAAAATATAGTGCAGAAAAGAGAGCAGAGGCCTTAAAGTACAAAGAAATTCAGGAAGCTTTGGCACAGGCGGAAGCCATTAAAGCTACAGGGGCAGCACAGGCAGAAGCTAATCGTCTTGCAGGGATGACTGAAGTTGAAATCATTCGTGAAAAAGGAAAGGCCGAAGCAGAAGCTATGCTTAAGAAAGCAGAAGCTTTCAAATTATACAATGATGCAGCGATTACACAAATGATTATAGAAAAACTTCCAGAGATTGCAAAAGCTATTGCAGAACCTTTATCAAAGGTAGAAAAGATTGTTATTGTGGATTCAGGTAATGGTGAAGGAAAAGGTGCTTCCAAGGTAACTGGATACGTAACGGAAATCATGTCCAGTCTTCCTGAAACTATAGAAACTTTGACAGGGGTTGATCTGAAGAAAGTATTAAGTAATCCTGAAGTTATGAAAACAACACAAAAGATCGCTCCTGAAGTAGAAACAGCACCTGTTACCGACGAAAAAAGTAAAGCATAAATCTATAAAAATTTTTCCTTTAAAAATCGGCAGTTTTGCCGATTTTTTTCTTTTAGAGTTTGTAAAACTGGTATAAAATATAAGAAGCAATTAAGGTAAGAGGAGGAAGTTTATGAATGCAGAGATTTTAGCAGTAGGCACAGAACTGCTCCTAGGGGATATTGTAAATACCAATGCACAATATATCGCCAGAAGATTAGCGGATATAGGAGTAAACGTATATTATCAGTCTGTTGTCGGTGACAATGAAAGTCGTTTATACAAATCTTTTGAATTAGCACTGGAAAGAGCAGATATTGTTATCACAACAGGAGGTTTGGGACCGACGAACGATGATTTAACAAAAGAAACGGCCACAGCCATTGCAGGGAAACCTTTGGTTTTGGATCAAAAATCTTTAGAATGGATAGAATCCTATTTTAGCAAACTTGGCAGGAAAATGACCGAAAACAATAGAAAGCAAGCATATTTTCCAGAAGGCTCTGTTATTTTTCACAATGAATATGGAACTGCTCCAGGTTGTGCCATTGAGGTAGGTAAAAAGAAAATCATATTACTGCCCGGTCCTCCAAGGGAAATGAAACCGATGTTTGAAAATAGTGTGATCCCTTACCTGACTCAATTTCAGGATGGTGTTCTTGTTTCAAAAGTTTTGAGAATCTGTGGGCTTGGTGAAAGTCAGGTGGTGGATATGCTAAAAGACATCATAGATGCTCAAACTAATCCTACTATAGCGCCTTATGCCAAAACGGGGGAGGTAACCCTGCGTATTACCAGCAAGGCAAAAACCAGAGACGAAGCAAGCAAAAAGATCTTTCCTGTTGAAGAAAAAATAAGAAATATTTTAGGTAATCATATTTATGGTGAAGGAGAAGATACGACTTTAGAGTCGGTAGTCGCAGAAATGCTTATTCGTCACAATAAAACTATTGCTGTAGCTGAATCATGTACAGGAGGACTTCTTGCAGCAAGACTGGTCAATTATCCGGGAATTTCATCAGTATTTATGGAAGGAGCAGTAACATACAGCAATGCATCTAAAATCCGCCAACTGAGTGTTAAAGAGGAAACTTTAAGTAAATATGGTGCAGTAAGCAAAGAAACTGCAGAAGAAATGGCAAAAGGAATCTGTCAAAGCGCTGGAACGGATATAGGTATATCCACAACAGGAATCGCAGGACCTGGTGGAGGAAGCGCTGAAAAGCCGGTAGGACTTGTATATTCAGGAGTGTGTATTGACGGAGAAGTGTTTTCTAAAAAATTTAGCTTCACTGGAGACAGACAGAATATAAGAGAACGTACAGTGATTTCTGTTTTAGATTGGGTCAGAAGAATTTTAAGTGAAAAATACATATAAGAAAAATGCCCGTACTTTTTGAATTTTTGTTGACTAATAGGTGAAAGTATACTATAATAAGAACATCAGTTCGATTGTTTAATTTGTATAAAAATGGTTATTACTTTATTATAAAAAGAAGAAAGGTGGTGTCCCGAAAGATGAAAAAGGCATCAATCGGGAGCAGTATGGCTTCAGAGAAAGAAAAAGCATTAGAGGCAGCTATCAGTCAAATTCAGAAACAGTTTGGTAAAGGTTCTATTATGAAATTGGGAGAAGCAACTGAACATAATATTTCAACAATTCCTACTGGTTCTTTGAGTTTAGACATTGCTCTCGGTGTAGGCGGTATTCCAAGAGGAAGGATTATTGAGATCTTTGGACCGGAGTCTTCAGGGAAAACAACTGTTGCCCTCCATATGATTGCTGAGGCACAAAAATTAGGAGGAATAGCTGCATTTATTGATGCAGAGCATGCTTTAGATCCTGGATATGCAGCAAAACTAGGTGTTAATATTAATGATTTATATATTTCACAGCCTGATCATGGAGAACAGGCTTTAGAAATTGCTGAAACGATGGTTCGATCCGGAGCCATTGATATAGTCATCATTGACTCTGTAGCAGCATTAGTTCCCAAAGCAGAAATAGAAGGGGAAATGGGAGACAGCCATATGGGGCTGCAAGCACGTTTAATGTCTCAGGCCCTTAGAAAATTAACCGGAATTGTCAATAAATCTAAATGTATTGTGGTATTTATTAATCAGCTCCGTGAAAAAGTTGGTGTTGTTTTTGGAAGTCCTGAAACAACAACTGGAGGCCGTGCTCTTAAATTTTATGCCTCTATTCGGTTAGACGTTAGAAAAGTAGAAACGTTAAAGCAAAGTAATGATTCTGTAGGAAGCCGTACTCGAATTAAAGTAGTCAAGAATAAAGTTGCTCCTCCATTCAAGCAAGCAGAATTCGATATTATGTATGGAGAAGGCATTTCAAAAGAAGGGGATATATTGGACCTGGCTACAGAAATCGATATTGTTAATAAAAGTGGAGCATGGTATTCTTATGGAGATCTTCGATTAGGGCAAGGCAGGGAGAATGCCAAAGAGTTTTTAAAAGAAAATCCTCATGTATGCAATGAAATTGAAAATTTGGTTAGAAAATATTATGATTTGCCTCCACGAGATGCAGGAGAGCCAGTTGACCAGGAAACAGCAGATCAGGAAACAGAGCAGGAAGAACAGATAAAATTAAAAGATGAGTAATATTTGCAAACCTCTTTGAATTTCAAGGAGGTTTTTGTATTTTGGGAGTGAGCGTATGAAAATAACCAAGATTGAAAAGCAAAAAAACAACCAGGACAGATGGTCTGTTTTTATAGATGGAGAGTTTGCCTTTGGAGTTACGACGGAAGAGGTATTTGTTTTTAAACTGACAGTAGGCAAAGAAATCAGTGAAATCGAATTGGAGAAAATGATCAAAGAAAAAGACTATTCCAAGGCTAAAGATGTTGCGCTTAAATTTTTAAGTTACAGAGCCAGAAGTGAAAAAGAATTAAGAGACAAACTGATCAGCAAGGAATTTGACCCGGTAACAATTGATCGGGTAATTGAGTTTCTTAAAAGATATGATTATGTTAATGATGAAAAATTTGCAAAAAGCTATGTGCGAGAACGTATTCGACTGAAATTTGAAGGAAGAAAAAAATTAATATACGATTTAAAGCAAAAAGGAATAAAACAAGAAATTATTGACCATGTTTTAAATAACACCGATATCAATGAAATTGACCATGCTCTTAAACTTTTAGAAAAGAAAGTGCCTGATAAAACTGAATTGGGCCTAAAAGAAAAGCAAAGAATTTATCAGTTTTTATTAAGAAAAGGTTTTTCTTATGATATTATTCAAAAAGCATTTAATGTGTATTTTCACTAAAGATAATAGTTATTTCCTTATTTATTGTAGTACTTGACATAATTTTTAAAAAGTTATACAATCATTATGTTATCCTATAATAACTTGAACCATGAAAACTGAATAAAGGAGGTGTTACCCATCGAACCATTTTTGATTGCAATAGTTGTTTTAATTACTGCAATTGTTGTTGGAGCAATTACCTTTGCTATGGGGGTTTCTTATAGAAAACGTATTGCTGAAGCACAAATCGGTTCTGCTGAAGAAAGAGCTAGGAAAATCATAGACGATGCTATTAGCACTTCTGAAGCTAAGAAACGTGAAATTATGTTAGAAGCCAAAGAAGAAACATTAAAAGCAAAGAATGAACTTGACCAGGAAATCAGAGAGCGTCGTGGTGAACTGCAGCGCTTAGAAAGAAGATTACAGCAGAAAGAAGAAAGCTTGGATAGAAAAACTGAAGCTTTAGAGAAAAAGGAAGATGCTCTTAATAAAAAAGCAGAACAGATCGAAGAATTACGGGAAGAAATTATTGCTCTTCAACAAAAAGAAATACAGGAATTAGAAAGAATTTCCGGACTCACCTCCGAGGAAGCTAAAGAATACCTGTTAAAAACTATTGAAAATGAAGTTAAACATGAATCAGCTATGCTCATTAAAGAAATTGAAACCAAGGCGAAACAGGAAGCAGAAAAGAAGGCAAGAGATATTATTGCCAATGCCATTCAAAAGTGTGCTGCCGATCATGTTGCTGATACTACAGTATCTGTAGTGCCACTTCCTAATGATGAAATGAAAGGAAGAATCATTGGTCGAGAAGGGCGCAACATTAGAACATTGGAAACGCTGACGGGAATCGATTTGATTATTGATGATACACCGGAAGCTGTTATTTTATCAGGATTTGATCCTATTAGAAGAGAAGTTGCCAGAATTGCCTTGGAGAAATTGATTGTTGATGGAAGAATTCATCCAGCAAGAATCGAAGAGATGGTTGAAAAGGCCAAGAAAGAAGTAGAAACATTAATTCGTGAAGAAGGAGAAGCTGCTACATTTGAAACCAATGTACACGGTCTCCATCCAGAGCTTATTCGTTTACTGGGTAAATTACGATTTAGAACAAGTTATGGTCAAAATGTTTTGAAACATTCTATTGAAGTTGCAAATCTTTGTGGCTTGATTGCTGCTGAATTAGGTGTTGATGTTCGATTAGCCAAACGTGCCGGACTGCTTCATGATATTGGAAAAGCAGTAGATCACGAAATGGAAGGATCTCATATCAGTATCGGTGTTGAATTGTGTAGAAAATATCGTGAATCCAGTATTGTTCTGAATGCAATTGAAGCGCATCATGGAGATGTGGAACCAGAAAGTATTATTGCCGTTATTGTTCAGGCGGCGGATACCATTTCAGCTGCACGACCAGGAGCAAGAAGAGAAACCTTGGAAACTTATATTAAACGTTTGCAAAAATTAGAAGAGATTGCAGATTCGTTTAAAGGAGTAGAAAAATCGTTTGCGATTCAGGCGGGTAGAGAACTTCGTATCATGGTTATACCTGAAGAAACTGATGATGCGCAAATGGTATTGTTATCAAGAGAAATAGCTAAGAAAATCGAAAACGAACTGGAATATCCAGGTCAAATAAAAGTACATCTTATTCGTGAAACTAGGGCAATAGAATATGCAAAATAGAAAAGAGAAAGTGCGAAATCGCGCTTTCTCTTTTTTATTTTGCACAGAATACAACATATGATATAATACAATATATGTAATAATAAACATATTTTAAAAAAATTATATTTTAAAAAAGGATTTAGGAAAAGAATGGAGAATATATTATAGGAATTAGTTTTTATCCTAAGAAAAGGGGGTCATAAAAGTGGAAGTATTAAAAGTTGCTTCAAAATCGAACCCTAATGCTGTTGCAGGCGCCTTAGCAAACACTATTCGTGAAAAAGGTGGTGCAGAACTTCAGGCAATAGGGGCAGGTGCTCTTAATCAAGCACTAAAAGCAGTGATTATTGCACGAGGATATGTAGCGCCCTCGGGAATTGATTTAATCTGTGTGCCGGCATTTACCGACATTGAGATTAATGGTGAAGAAAGAACTGCGATAAAACTAATAATACAAGCTCGCTAAGAGCTTGTATTATTTTTTGCCTTGTTATTCCATTTCAGGTTCAAAACTCATACAGTCTGTTTCGTGTTTTGATTTGGCATCGCTAACATGTTCGCCTACTAAAATATCTTCTAATGTGCAGTATCTCACTTTATCATTAAATTTACAGGATTTTACATTGCATTTAATTACTTGAGAATTTGGACGTGCCAATATACTCATCTCCTTTATTTATTGGACTTAAATTATAAGTCTCTATCATTATTTGCAGAATCAAATGATTTTATTCTTTTGCATATTGGTATATTATAGTTTACTTTGTGGAGGCAGATTTTTATGAATGCATTCTTTCTGGATGCGCATTGCGATACTATTACAAAAATAATGCATACAAAAGAATCTTTGTATAAAAATAATGATCAAGTTGATATAGAAAGACTGAAAAATTTTTCTCATCCAATACAGTTTTTTGCAATATGGATGCATCCTAAATTTTATGGAAATCCGCTTATATACACCTTAAAAGCAATAGACTATTTTTATAAAGAAATCGAAAAAAATGAACCCTATATTGCAGCTGCAGTTTCTTTAAAAGAAATAGAAAGGAATATTGCAGAAAATAAAATCAGTGCTGTATTAACTGTTGAAGGCGGAGAAGCGCTGGAAGGAGAAATAGAGATTCTTAGAACTTTATACAGGTTAGGTGTCAGATGTATGACATTAACATGGAATTATCAAAACTGTGTTGGTTGTGGAGCAATGGAAGAGCAATTAAAAAAAGGTCTTACTGATTTTGGCATTGAGGTTGTTAAAGAAATGAATGCATTAGGAATGCTTGTAGATGTATCTCATTTGTCAGAGAGCAGCTTTTGGGATGTGAAAAAGACTTCTTCAAAGCCATTTATAGCTAGTCATTCCAATGTAAGGGAGATTTGTAATCATCCAAGAAATTTAAGCGACAAGCAATTAAAAGCCATAGCAGATGCAGCAGGTGTCGTAGGAATAACTACTTATCCACTCTTTCTTAATTCTTCAGGAGAGGCGGATATAGAAGATTTTTTTGCTCATATGGATTATATGGTCAAATTGATAGGAATAGATTATATAGGCTTAGGTTGTGATTTTGATGGCATAGCGACTTTTTCAAAAGGTTTGGAAGATGTGTCAAAACTTAAAAAAGTTTGCGAGCGCCTGGAGAAAAAATATGGTTGTAGCGGTGCAGAAAAAATCTTACACAAGAATTTTTTAAGAGTTATAAAAGAAGTATGGATTGAATAGTGAATAGTGAATAGTCAAAAAAATAACTTGCAATGTACTTTATAATAATTTGATGAATATAATAAAATATGGCATAAAAAGAATTATATGAATTGACATCTTGCAAATATCTGAAAAATATATTACAATATTAAAAAATGATAATGGATGGTGAAATAAATGAAGCTTTCAAATAAAGTAATGGATATTACGCCTTCATCAACTTTAGCTGTTACCGCTAAAGCAAAGCAAATGAAAGCAGAGGGAATAGATGTTGTAGGATTTGGTGCCGGAGAACCGGATTTTGATACACCCGAGCATATTAAGCAAGCGGCAATTAAAGCTATAGAAGATGGATTTACAAAATATACTCCTGCTTCAGGTACAGTAGAGTTAAAGAAAGCAATCTGCCACAAACTCAAGAATGAAAATGGTTTAGACTATAAGCAAAATCAAATTGTGATCAGCAATGGGGCAAAACATTCCCTGACCAATGCATTTACGGCAATATTAAACCCGGGCGATGAAGTGATTATCCCGGCTCCTTTCTGGCTAAGCTATCCTCAAATGGTTAAATTGGCGGATGGAGTTCCTGTTATTGTTTATGCAAAAAAAGAAAATGATTTTAAAGTTACAATAGAAGATTTAGAAAAAGCAGTAACAGATAAGACGAAGGCTCTTGTGGTTAATAGCCCCTCTAATCCAACGGGGGTTGTTTATACTGAAAAAGAATTAAGAGCAATTGCAGATTTTGCTGTAAAATATGATTTATATGTTATATCTGATGAAATTTATGAAAAGCTTATTTACGATGGTATAAAACATGTCAGCATTGCATCTTTTAATGAGGAAATTTATAAAAGAACAATTATTATAAATGGTGTTTCTAAAAGTTATTCTATGACAGGATGGAGAATAGGATATCTTGCAGCGCCTGAGGATGTTGCAAAAGCTATTTCAAACGTGCAAAGTCATGCGACTTCCAATCCAAATTCCATCGCCCAAAAAGCTGCTTTAGCTGCTCTTACAGGACCTCAGGATTGTGTGGAGGTAATGCGTAAGGAATTTGAAGCGCGAAGAAATTACATGGTAGAACGATTAAGTAAGATCTCTTCTTTTTCAATTATAAAGCCACAGGGTGCTTTTTATGTGGTGATCGATATCTCCAATATTTTAGGCAAGGAATTTGAAGGAAGAAAGATTGAAACTGCAGATGATTTCT harbors:
- a CDS encoding NfeD family protein, with the protein product MLKVFYVCFFTGVLYTAVSFILGQIFDFLGLDGDVDMDGDFLGIGISPLKPVIIAVFVTVFGGVGIIAEKSNLGDIISLIIALIFAVTVSFLIFRFVVVPLYRLQSKGAVEQKALIGHIAKVTLTIKDGQFGKIHYVVDGHTYSAPAKSVNNETIAKGDEVVIVEIRNNAFYVKKL
- a CDS encoding flotillin family protein, translated to MELESAITIAGMIVGVIILLTISILTMWKKVSQDKALVITGLKKRVISGGGGFVIPLLERTDVISLENMKIVVRTEGALTEQGVDIIADGVAVIKVKSDKESILAAVEQFNTGSEKKTIEVIKDTANDVLEGKLREIISKMTVEEIYKDREKFASQVQEVAAVDLAEMGLEIKAFTIRDISDNNGYLEALGKKRIAEVKRDAQIAEAEAQKETKIKTADAARYGEEARLQAETLIAEAAKEKELKVQAYRKEQETEKAKADLAYEIETSKIQQEIEKEKMQIQIVRKQKEIELAEQEAARKEKELEATVKKLADAEKYSAEKRAEALKYKEIQEALAQAEAIKATGAAQAEANRLAGMTEVEIIREKGKAEAEAMLKKAEAFKLYNDAAITQMIIEKLPEIAKAIAEPLSKVEKIVIVDSGNGEGKGASKVTGYVTEIMSSLPETIETLTGVDLKKVLSNPEVMKTTQKIAPEVETAPVTDEKSKA
- a CDS encoding competence/damage-inducible protein A is translated as MNAEILAVGTELLLGDIVNTNAQYIARRLADIGVNVYYQSVVGDNESRLYKSFELALERADIVITTGGLGPTNDDLTKETATAIAGKPLVLDQKSLEWIESYFSKLGRKMTENNRKQAYFPEGSVIFHNEYGTAPGCAIEVGKKKIILLPGPPREMKPMFENSVIPYLTQFQDGVLVSKVLRICGLGESQVVDMLKDIIDAQTNPTIAPYAKTGEVTLRITSKAKTRDEASKKIFPVEEKIRNILGNHIYGEGEDTTLESVVAEMLIRHNKTIAVAESCTGGLLAARLVNYPGISSVFMEGAVTYSNASKIRQLSVKEETLSKYGAVSKETAEEMAKGICQSAGTDIGISTTGIAGPGGGSAEKPVGLVYSGVCIDGEVFSKKFSFTGDRQNIRERTVISVLDWVRRILSEKYI
- the recA gene encoding recombinase RecA; the protein is MKKASIGSSMASEKEKALEAAISQIQKQFGKGSIMKLGEATEHNISTIPTGSLSLDIALGVGGIPRGRIIEIFGPESSGKTTVALHMIAEAQKLGGIAAFIDAEHALDPGYAAKLGVNINDLYISQPDHGEQALEIAETMVRSGAIDIVIIDSVAALVPKAEIEGEMGDSHMGLQARLMSQALRKLTGIVNKSKCIVVFINQLREKVGVVFGSPETTTGGRALKFYASIRLDVRKVETLKQSNDSVGSRTRIKVVKNKVAPPFKQAEFDIMYGEGISKEGDILDLATEIDIVNKSGAWYSYGDLRLGQGRENAKEFLKENPHVCNEIENLVRKYYDLPPRDAGEPVDQETADQETEQEEQIKLKDE
- a CDS encoding RecX family transcriptional regulator — protein: MKITKIEKQKNNQDRWSVFIDGEFAFGVTTEEVFVFKLTVGKEISEIELEKMIKEKDYSKAKDVALKFLSYRARSEKELRDKLISKEFDPVTIDRVIEFLKRYDYVNDEKFAKSYVRERIRLKFEGRKKLIYDLKQKGIKQEIIDHVLNNTDINEIDHALKLLEKKVPDKTELGLKEKQRIYQFLLRKGFSYDIIQKAFNVYFH
- the rny gene encoding ribonuclease Y, whose amino-acid sequence is MGVSYRKRIAEAQIGSAEERARKIIDDAISTSEAKKREIMLEAKEETLKAKNELDQEIRERRGELQRLERRLQQKEESLDRKTEALEKKEDALNKKAEQIEELREEIIALQQKEIQELERISGLTSEEAKEYLLKTIENEVKHESAMLIKEIETKAKQEAEKKARDIIANAIQKCAADHVADTTVSVVPLPNDEMKGRIIGREGRNIRTLETLTGIDLIIDDTPEAVILSGFDPIRREVARIALEKLIVDGRIHPARIEEMVEKAKKEVETLIREEGEAATFETNVHGLHPELIRLLGKLRFRTSYGQNVLKHSIEVANLCGLIAAELGVDVRLAKRAGLLHDIGKAVDHEMEGSHISIGVELCRKYRESSIVLNAIEAHHGDVEPESIIAVIVQAADTISAARPGARRETLETYIKRLQKLEEIADSFKGVEKSFAIQAGRELRIMVIPEETDDAQMVLLSREIAKKIENELEYPGQIKVHLIRETRAIEYAK
- a CDS encoding stage V sporulation protein S codes for the protein MEVLKVASKSNPNAVAGALANTIREKGGAELQAIGAGALNQALKAVIIARGYVAPSGIDLICVPAFTDIEINGEERTAIKLIIQAR
- a CDS encoding DUF1540 domain-containing protein, producing MARPNSQVIKCNVKSCKFNDKVRYCTLEDILVGEHVSDAKSKHETDCMSFEPEME
- a CDS encoding dipeptidase translates to MNAFFLDAHCDTITKIMHTKESLYKNNDQVDIERLKNFSHPIQFFAIWMHPKFYGNPLIYTLKAIDYFYKEIEKNEPYIAAAVSLKEIERNIAENKISAVLTVEGGEALEGEIEILRTLYRLGVRCMTLTWNYQNCVGCGAMEEQLKKGLTDFGIEVVKEMNALGMLVDVSHLSESSFWDVKKTSSKPFIASHSNVREICNHPRNLSDKQLKAIADAAGVVGITTYPLFLNSSGEADIEDFFAHMDYMVKLIGIDYIGLGCDFDGIATFSKGLEDVSKLKKVCERLEKKYGCSGAEKILHKNFLRVIKEVWIE
- a CDS encoding pyridoxal phosphate-dependent aminotransferase; translated protein: MKLSNKVMDITPSSTLAVTAKAKQMKAEGIDVVGFGAGEPDFDTPEHIKQAAIKAIEDGFTKYTPASGTVELKKAICHKLKNENGLDYKQNQIVISNGAKHSLTNAFTAILNPGDEVIIPAPFWLSYPQMVKLADGVPVIVYAKKENDFKVTIEDLEKAVTDKTKALVVNSPSNPTGVVYTEKELRAIADFAVKYDLYVISDEIYEKLIYDGIKHVSIASFNEEIYKRTIIINGVSKSYSMTGWRIGYLAAPEDVAKAISNVQSHATSNPNSIAQKAALAALTGPQDCVEVMRKEFEARRNYMVERLSKISSFSIIKPQGAFYVVIDISNILGKEFEGRKIETADDFSEILLEKESVAVVSCTDFGFSNCIRLSYAISLENIKKGLDRIENFVNNKL